From the Simplicispira suum genome, the window GATGTCTAACATTGAGCCGTGATCTGTCGAGCTCGGCTGCACTGAGAAACTCGGATGCGAATGCCATTCGCCCAGGTAGTTGAACCGCCGGAAGTCGTTGCCCTGCTTGGCGCAGAAGCGCTTGATCGAGGCTGCGACGCCAGAAAGGCTCCGCACGAAGCTTGCGACCGTTCCAGGTCGCTGCACGGTGACCATCCGGACTGCGAACTGGTCAATGCCTACATGCTCTCCCAGAAGCAGCCCGCCGCATTCTCGTACTCCCGCATGCCTTAGAGCACGGGTTAGCGCGGTTTGAACATCAGCTGGCAGTATCAGCTGCAGCATCAGGGCCGTCCTCCATCGCCGACTGCAACCCCTCGAGGATTCGCACGTCCTCAGGACAAAGCAACTTCACCGTCTCGGGTGTGAGTAGGGCTGTCGAGCAATCGATGGGTATCGTGTCGAATGGCTGCTTGAACTCCCAGAACTTGCGGTAGCCCATCAAGTAAGCTGCGACCGGATATTCAGACTGTTCTCCGGCGCACAGCGTGTCGATGGCGAATTGCGTCATTGAGGCGGCTAAGGCCGACACATCAGCATCGCTACCGACGAGCACCTGACCATCAACGGCCATGGCATAGCGCCGAGCATCCTGTGCCTCTTGGCCTAGCACGGGTTCGAGCTGCGCCATGTAGGCGTGAATGCATGCGCGTATGGACGCCGCGTCTCCATCCAGGCCTGGCCGACTGCGCGCCATTTGACTGCCAAAGCCACCCGCAAAGACTTCACCCCAGACCATGGGCAACTTCGCCGACTTGCACAGTGCCGACAGCGTCAGGAACGCGTGGGGATTGGCTGTTGCATCAATCACGAGGCTGCATTCGGTCAGAGCGTCGTACAACCGTGCCATGACCCCGGGGTTCTCTTGTGCGCCGATGTTCAATTGAGTGGCTTCCACCATCACGCCCGGAGCCACCAACTCAATGTCGCGCTTGAGTGCATCTACTTTGTTGAAGCCCACAGACCGCCAATCCAGAGCGTTGCGCACAAGGTTCGCAGCACCCAAAATGTCCTCGTCCACCAACGTGAATCTCCTAACACCTGCACGCGCCATGGATAGTGCAATCTTTCCTCCCAGAGACCCTGCACCCACGATAGCAACATGAGCGTCTGCGAGCGGGCGAAAGCTGTCGGGCAGTCGGCCACCCTTGTCGTTGGAAAAATCAAGCAGGTGATACTCCGTGAGGCGCTCGGAAGCATCCACCTGAAACGCTCGGAGCTTATTCGTAGGGCTGTGCACGACGATGAAGTATTCGTGAGCAAGGTTGGCATCGCGCGCACCGATGGGCCAGAGTTCTCCGAGTTGGGCCCTTAACGCCTGCAGATTGAGATCACCCGAGTGCAGAGCTTCACCCTGAGCAATGACAAGCCAACCGGCTTGAACACAGGCGCCTGGCCAGCCACTAGCAGGCACTTCCGCCACCTGCATTTTTGATACGTCGCCGATGCAGGTTGGAACTGCGACCCGGACGCCGTCCAATGAGGAGAGATGTATTTCGAGTGGATACAGGCCAGGGGCAGCGCGTGCTCGCAGCAGTTCCTGAAACCCGGTCGACAGGACGAAGCGGTACGGTTCGAACCGCGCTTCTTGCGCTGCGTTCAGTTCGTGGCGCGACAGCGGCGCCTTGAGCCGTCGAGGTGAGGTGTAGCTGATGAGTTCGCTCCAAAGGAGCTTATGTGCGCTGCGAACCAGATCGGCACCAGTAAATGTCGAAACCCAGTTGTCTGGGCCGTACTCCAGACATAGCACCCCATCGCCACCAAACTGGTGCCGGCTCACCCGATTCTCAGCATGCCGTGGACGGATGAAGGCGGGCACGTCAGGGAACAGGGATGGATACACCAGTACCCCATCGAAGACCCAGTCGCCAACCCTGAACTGAAAGTACGCACATAGGTTCCCAGTTCCGGCCTTTCCCCAGCCGTTCAGTTTGAAGGTGTGAATTTCGGATGGGAGAGCCTGCAGAAGGCGCGCCTCGCGCACCATCCGACTGGGCTGGGCCTGCAACGGCGACATCATGCGAACCCGCTCGGCTTGTTGGGGACTGCGGCCACTGCCGGGAACGAAAGCCCCACACCGACAACCGGGCGCACCAGCGACGACGCGGCAGAGCGGGAAGAGGCAGCTGCGGGGAAGCAGGATCCCAGGACCTCGCGCCACTTCTCTAGTGCCTTGTCGTCGTCCGTCTCGTTCTTGGCATCCCGGGCCAGCTTTGCATGCTCCTTGACCTTGTCATAGAAGATTTGAAACTCGTCGGCCGTCACATGAGAGAACACGTTGTTGCCGGCTACCCCTGGGTCTTCCAAGAACGGCACCAGGCCTGCCGCGGCGTAGCCAGCGTAATCGTCGCGAATGGACTCCAGCAGATCCACAAACAATGCCTCGTAGTTGGATTGTGTCGTGCTCATGAACTTCGAAACCACGCACTCCAGGATGAAACCCTTCGGGCGGCGCAGGTCGGCGAGATTGACGCGGCGCCACCACTTGAAGAGCTTAACCAGCGGCTTGAAACGGCCGCCCGTGCGACTGTTCTCGTCAATCGTCCACTGCGTATGCGCAGGAGGGTTGGTGGTCAGCCATTGGCCGAGCTGTTTGTCCGGGATAAGGTAAGACAGCCCGTTCTCGATGATGGGCACCACGTCCATATCAACCGTGGACAGCGTTACGGCGATTGAGCGGCGGTTGACCTTGACGTTTTTGTAGCCGGCGTCGCGCAGAGCCTTCTCCAGGGTGGTGAGTACGTCGTCGGGGTCATCGTCCTTGCTGTGCTTCGTCACCACGATGATGTCCACGTCGGGGCGCTGAAGTACGCCGTCGATTTTCTGAGGACGGATCGCGGTGTCCCGCTTGTGCGAACCAGACAGGAAGTCGGTCTTATGAACCTTGGCGAACTCATCATCCGATTTCAGGGCGGCACGCAGCGTCGTATGTGCGCTGGAACAGGCGTTAACGGTGGAGGTCGAGGGCTCAATCTCGTAGAGGAGGTCAGTAAATTGCTTTTGCGTAGTCATTGGTGCACCCGTAGGTTGGCATTGCGAACGCGATGATGTTGTGGCAAAGTCTGTTGTCCAGACGGAACAACGGTCATCAACCTTGCCAATACAATGTGCCCCGTTAAACGCTTGAGTCGTGTTGTCTGGCTGGACAACAGTATATCGAAATCATCTTTGCCTGCAAGAGGGCTACCGCTTTTCTATGTCCATTGATTCTTGAGTCGACAACATCTGACATCCGCCAATTCGTATTGGCTGCACACTGGGAATCTGGCCCCTACTTTGAATTCAGGAAAACACATGCCACAAACCGGCCTGGGAACGGCGCTCCGCGAGCTCCGAGAACGGCGCACCCTCTCATTGCGGGAGTTGGGCCAACTGGCAACCATCGACCACGCCTACGTTCATCGACTGGAAAGCGGAGAGAAAGCAAGCCCATCGCAAGAGCTGCTCGAAAAGCTCTTGAAAGTCTTGAAGCCAAGTGACCGAGACGCCGAAGTCATTTCCTGGCTGGTGGAACACCCTGATACAGATGTCGACTTGGTGAGGTATGTTCTGGCCGATGACTCTATTGCCACGGACATATTTACGGCGGCAGCTGGTGTTCGTCATCGCGGGACAGCCCGGCCGGACCCCGCCACCTTAATCGCTCGAATCAGGAGAGCTTTTGAAGAGGACGACGAATAGATGGATGAAGCAGACGTCTTGCAACGAGCTCGAGCCTTTGTGGCAGGCGTCGATACCTCCAACATTCAGACTGATCTCTGCCCGTATCTGGTGGCCGCCAATGCCAAGGTCATCAAAGAAGAGATGGGAAAGGGGGAGTCAGGCTCCACCATCACAACACCCAAAGGCAAGCACATCATCCATGTGAACTCGCTGGAGAGCGAGAGACGGCAGCGGTTCACCGTGTGCCATGAGCTTGCCCATATCGTGCTTGGACTGCCATCAACTCATGACGAAGTTCCATCCTGGTCGTTCTCAAAGCGAGACTCTAATGAGGTGATGTGCGATCTCTTCGCTGCCGAGCTGCTGATGCCGTACCAGCAGTGGTTGAACAAGGTGCCCGATGGCGATCCTTCGCTCGAGGTCATTGAATTCATGGCTGCTGAGTTCCAGACCTCATTTCCTGCCGCAGCATCCCGCTACGCGAATCTTGCGAGCATTCCCTGCGCGTTCGTCACTATGGACAGGGGAATGGTTAGGTATGCCGCCCGGTCCACAACCCTGCGCCACGCAAACGCCCGCATTCCTGCTCGGACGCCGGTTCCACCTGGGTCGGTGGCGTACGACATAAGGGCGGGCGGTGTTAGTGGAACCCGAGTGGATGAGGTCGCTCAGGACGTATGGTTTGAGAACTGGGAGAAGGGTCTCGACATGTTCGAGCTATCCAGGCACTACCAACCCACCGACACTACGCTGTCCCTCTTATGGTTTGACGAAGAGGATCTGCCAGAAGTCGAGGTCACCCGCTTCGGCGTACGCCTTGTGGATGACGGTGGTCTTGCCGAACTGACCGGAGAGCTTCCCTGGCCGAGTGGGAAAAGGCGTCGGTAGATAGCTCTGTGTTGAATGATGTTCTAACGAAGGACTTAGAGCGATGCCGAACTTTCCTCAGCGGGTACGCGACAACATCCTTCCGCTCTCCGAAAATCAGACGCTCGCCGAGGCTTTCGATGAGTGGAGGCACGCAGTTCTGGAAGTTTGGCCCTGCCACCCCCGCCGTTGGTGGCGTGGCGGCGGCATCTACCTGGTTCCAGCTTGGTGGCGCATCTCTCAGTGGTGACCGCCTGACGGTGACCTACACCGTTGCCGATGACGGCGTGGGTGACTCTAACGCGACCCCAGGCAGCATCAGTGACCCTTTTGCGCTGGCAGCCGGCCCTCTCGGCGGTGGTGCGGTAGGTATTCCCGTGGATGCGCCTTGGGCGCTGGGGCTGCTGTCGGCGGTATTGGGGTTCTTGGGCTGGCGCAGGCAGCGGGCACTGTTAAAAGGTTGATGGGTGCCAAGTGGCGGGCTCACGTCTCAATGGAATTCAAGACGGCGCCTGCGCCCCACCCATGGGAGCCCTATCCGAT encodes:
- a CDS encoding Mov34/MPN/PAD-1 family protein produces the protein MLQLILPADVQTALTRALRHAGVRECGGLLLGEHVGIDQFAVRMVTVQRPGTVASFVRSLSGVAASIKRFCAKQGNDFRRFNYLGEWHSHPSFSVQPSSTDHGSMLDIVTNRQVQANFVVLLILKLNTSGQLEGSTHTYLPDGRFGHSTLVFESCR
- a CDS encoding ThiF family adenylyltransferase, whose protein sequence is MMSPLQAQPSRMVREARLLQALPSEIHTFKLNGWGKAGTGNLCAYFQFRVGDWVFDGVLVYPSLFPDVPAFIRPRHAENRVSRHQFGGDGVLCLEYGPDNWVSTFTGADLVRSAHKLLWSELISYTSPRRLKAPLSRHELNAAQEARFEPYRFVLSTGFQELLRARAAPGLYPLEIHLSSLDGVRVAVPTCIGDVSKMQVAEVPASGWPGACVQAGWLVIAQGEALHSGDLNLQALRAQLGELWPIGARDANLAHEYFIVVHSPTNKLRAFQVDASERLTEYHLLDFSNDKGGRLPDSFRPLADAHVAIVGAGSLGGKIALSMARAGVRRFTLVDEDILGAANLVRNALDWRSVGFNKVDALKRDIELVAPGVMVEATQLNIGAQENPGVMARLYDALTECSLVIDATANPHAFLTLSALCKSAKLPMVWGEVFAGGFGSQMARSRPGLDGDAASIRACIHAYMAQLEPVLGQEAQDARRYAMAVDGQVLVGSDADVSALAASMTQFAIDTLCAGEQSEYPVAAYLMGYRKFWEFKQPFDTIPIDCSTALLTPETVKLLCPEDVRILEGLQSAMEDGPDAAADTAS
- a CDS encoding SMODS domain-containing nucleotidyltransferase; this translates as MTTQKQFTDLLYEIEPSTSTVNACSSAHTTLRAALKSDDEFAKVHKTDFLSGSHKRDTAIRPQKIDGVLQRPDVDIIVVTKHSKDDDPDDVLTTLEKALRDAGYKNVKVNRRSIAVTLSTVDMDVVPIIENGLSYLIPDKQLGQWLTTNPPAHTQWTIDENSRTGGRFKPLVKLFKWWRRVNLADLRRPKGFILECVVSKFMSTTQSNYEALFVDLLESIRDDYAGYAAAGLVPFLEDPGVAGNNVFSHVTADEFQIFYDKVKEHAKLARDAKNETDDDKALEKWREVLGSCFPAAASSRSAASSLVRPVVGVGLSFPAVAAVPNKPSGFA
- a CDS encoding helix-turn-helix domain-containing protein — its product is MPQTGLGTALRELRERRTLSLRELGQLATIDHAYVHRLESGEKASPSQELLEKLLKVLKPSDRDAEVISWLVEHPDTDVDLVRYVLADDSIATDIFTAAAGVRHRGTARPDPATLIARIRRAFEEDDE
- a CDS encoding ImmA/IrrE family metallo-endopeptidase is translated as MDEADVLQRARAFVAGVDTSNIQTDLCPYLVAANAKVIKEEMGKGESGSTITTPKGKHIIHVNSLESERRQRFTVCHELAHIVLGLPSTHDEVPSWSFSKRDSNEVMCDLFAAELLMPYQQWLNKVPDGDPSLEVIEFMAAEFQTSFPAAASRYANLASIPCAFVTMDRGMVRYAARSTTLRHANARIPARTPVPPGSVAYDIRAGGVSGTRVDEVAQDVWFENWEKGLDMFELSRHYQPTDTTLSLLWFDEEDLPEVEVTRFGVRLVDDGGLAELTGELPWPSGKRRR
- a CDS encoding IPTL-CTERM sorting domain-containing protein, which gives rise to MSGGTQFWKFGPATPAVGGVAAASTWFQLGGASLSGDRLTVTYTVADDGVGDSNATPGSISDPFALAAGPLGGGAVGIPVDAPWALGLLSAVLGFLGWRRQRALLKG